From a single Nakaseomyces glabratus chromosome H, complete sequence genomic region:
- the BIM1 gene encoding microtubule-binding protein BIM1 (CAGL0H09438g~Ortholog(s) have ATPase activator activity, cytoskeletal adaptor activity, microtubule plus-end binding, protein homodimerization activity, structural constituent of cytoskeleton activity), which translates to MSGIGESRTELLNWLNDLLKLNYKKIEECGTGAAYCQIMDSIYGDVPMHRVRFNSTADYENQINYKVLQSNFTKHNIEKTVYVDKLIRCRFQDNLEFLQWLKKYWVNNKDGTPYDAEARRNYRPISSTNSGTPGTPSGLSSASNSSSTLNISKRRNMSDSTSLSRTQSLSTRYASGTSGNNINRRVTSEQIIALQTELSQSHNKIQEMEQEMGTFKEALTAMEAENNFYFSKLRDIEILVQTTQDFIKEGLYKGDVEELDKFTNKVQHILYATIESASNEETKDTNESNRITTNNTSSGNIASQTLEGESLRSSNNLIIDEETF; encoded by the coding sequence ATGAGCGGGATAGGTGAATCACGAACTGAACTATTAAATTGGTTGAATGATCTGTTGAAGTTGAACTATAAGAAGATAGAAGAATGTGGCACAGGTGCCGCCTATTGTCAAATAATGGACTCTATTTATGGTGATGTACCCATGCACAGAGTTCGGTTTAACAGTACTGCAGACTATGAGAACCAAATAAATTATAAAGTTCTTCAGAGTAACTTTACCAAGCACAATATTGAGAAGACAGTATATGTAGATAAATTAATTAGATGCCGGTTTCAAGACAATCTGGAGTTCTTACAATGGCTCAAAAAATACTGGGTAAACAATAAAGATGGAACACCTTATGATGCGGAGGCACGCAGGAATTACAGACCAATATCGAGTACAAATAGCGGTACTCCAGGTACACCTTCTGGACTCTCCAGTGCTAGTAATAGTAGTTCTACACTAAACATATCTAAACGAAGAAATATGAGTGACTCGACATCTCTAAGCCGTACTCAATCTCTATCTACAAGGTATGCCAGCGGAACTTCAGGAAACAATATAAATCGTAGGGTAACCAGTGAGCAAATAATAGCTTTGCAAACTGAGCTATCTCAATCTCATAACAAAATTCAAGAGATGGAACAAGAAATGGGAACTTTTAAAGAGGCTCTAACGGCTATGGAAGCAGAGAATAACTTTTATTTCTCTAAACTGCGCGACATCGAAATATTAGTCCAAACTACTCAAGATTTTATCAAGGAGGGTTTATACAAGGGCGATGTCGAAGAACTTGATAAATTTACTAACAAAGTACAGCATATTTTATATGCCACTATTGAGTCGGCGTCTAACGAAGAAACTAAAGATACTAATGAATCCAACAGGATTACAACTAACAACACTTCTTCAGGAAATATAGCATCACAAACCCTCGAGGGAGAATCGCTGCGATCAAGTAACAACTTGATAATTGACGAAGAAACTTTCTAA
- the FAA2 gene encoding medium-chain fatty acid-CoA ligase FAA2 (CAGL0H09460g~Ortholog(s) have long-chain fatty acid-CoA ligase activity, medium-chain fatty acid-CoA ligase activity, very long-chain fatty acid-CoA ligase activity and role in long-chain fatty acid metabolic process), with amino-acid sequence MSFSVTELVETSPRYAELKKRLSGYKPGSDEYLRALMDTFPLSNHPDYRKFLQAQAVPVPGSQAKGFSPVYRSILSTERLVTCMDKNLATYYDYFLFSARNWPDNDCLGRRPYNDEKQDWEQYYEFDSYQRTLERSQALGSGIMTLVNTKRRRKLTDNKDLIVAILSHNRPEWILTDLACQAYSLPNTALYETLGPETSEYIMNLTESPILIFAKSNMYNVLKILPQLKHLNTLVCIEDLSDEELHMLNTSSLPNATNANGEKISVHTLSQVEKLGALNKIPIIKPKPDDLYTISFTSGTTGLPKGVEMSHTNIASGLAFAFSTFRKNPDKAHRQLYDLCFLPLAHIFERMICAYDLAIGAGLGFLHIPDPSALVEDLKILKPDNLALVPRILTRFEAGIKNSFDKSAVSRAISGTIVNAKINRYSTKAGPDDSLVNSLIYKKVLINKVREQLGLSRTDFMVTGSAPIAKETLLFLKSCLDVGVRQGYGLTESFAGICISEQDEKDVGSCGPIGISAECRLKSVPDMGYDAERDLKGELQLRGPQIFDRYFKNPDETNKAIDKDGWFSTGDVSYIDKKGRLHIIDRVKNFFKLAHGEYIGPEKIENTYLSSSPYITQAFVYGNSLQNFLVGILGLDLESLRPQLMHSHPEIKSWTDEKLLDQINSDKKLRLVLLQLINRSCVGLQGFEKLHNIYVGLEPLKVEDDVVTPTLKIKRQKASKFFKDILDDLYKEGSVIKAQKL; translated from the coding sequence ATGAGCTTCTCAGTGACTGAGTTGGTAGAGACATCTCCTCGGTATGctgaattgaagaagagattaTCCGGGTATAAGCCCGGATCTGATGAGTACCTTCGCGCGCTGATGGATACTTTCCCACTGTCTAACCACCCAGACTATAGAAAGTTCCTGCAGGCGCAGGCTGTTCCTGTGCCAGGATCACAGGCGAAGGGGTTCAGTCCAGTTTACAGAAGTATTCTGTCTACCGAACGTTTAGTCACGTGTATGGATAAAAACCTAGCAACCTACTATGACTACTTTCTATTCAGCGCTAGGAACTGGCCAGATAACGATTGTCTAGGTCGTAGGCCTTACAATGACGAAAAACAAGATTGGGAGCAGTACTATGAATTCGACTCCTACCAGCGGACTTTAGAACGGTCCCAGGCACTGGGTAGTGGTATTATGACTTTAGTCAATACCAAGAGACGTCGGAAATTAACAGACAACAAGGATTTAATTGTGGCCATCTTGTCTCACAACCGTCCAGAATGGATATTGACTGATTTGGCATGCCAGGCATACTCCTTACCGAACACTGCGCTTTATGAAACTTTGGGACCAGAAACCTCAGAGTACATAATGAATTTAACCGAGTCCCCAATTTTAATCTTTGCCAAGTCGAATATGTACAATGTTTTGAAGATTTTACCTCAATTGAAACATTTAAACACTTTAGTGTGTATAGAGGATTTGAGCGATGAAGAGCTGCACATGCTAAATACGTCCTCTCTACCAAATGCCACTAATGCAAATGGGGAGAAAATCTCAGTACATACACTTTCCCAGGTCGAAAAATTGGGCGCTTTGAATAAGATCCCAATTATTAAACCCAAACCGGATGACTTATATACGATCTCTTTCACTTCTGGTACAACTGGTCTACCAAAAGGTGTTGAAATGAGTCATACTAATATCGCCTCTGGGCTAGCCTTTGCCTTCTCTACATTTAGAAAGAATCCAGATAAGGCCCACAGACAACTTTATGACTTATGTTTCTTGCCATTGGCACatatctttgaaagaatGATTTGTGCGTATGATTTGGCCATTGGTGCAGGTTTAGGTTTCTTACATATCCCTGATCCTTCAGCGCTGGTGGAAGATTTAAAGATCTTGAAACCTGACAACCTAGCACTCGTCCCACGTATTTTAACTCGGTTCGAAGCTGGTATCAAGAACTCGTTTGATAAATCGGCTGTTAGTAGAGCCATTTCAGGAACGATTGTGAATGCTAAGATCAACAGGTACTCAACTAAGGCTGGTCCAGATGACTCTCTGGTTAACTCTCTCATTTACAAGAAAGTCCTGATTAACAAAGTTCGCGAACAACTTGGTCTCTCCAGAACTGACTTTATGGTTACGGGTTCAGCACCAATTGCCAAAGAGACcttgttgtttttgaagAGTTGCTTAGATGTTGGTGTTAGACAAGGGTACGGACTTACTGAATCTTTTGCTGGTATATGTATCAGTGAACAAGATGAGAAAGACGTAGGCTCTTGTGGTCCTATTGGTATATCTGCTGAATGTAGATTAAAGTCTGTTCCTGATATGGGATATGATGCGGAGAGGGACCTGAAAGGTGAGTTGCAACTTCGTGGTCCTCAAATATTTGACAGATATTTCAAGAATCCAGATGAGACGAACAAGGCTATCGATAAGGACGGCTGGTTCTCAACTGGTGATGTTAGCTACATTGACAAGAAGGGACGTTTACATATTATTGACCGTGTcaagaacttcttcaaactAGCACACGGTGAGTATATTGGCCCtgaaaagattgaaaaCACTTACTTATCGTCTTCTCCATATATCACTCAAGCATTTGTGTATGGTAACTCGCTGCAAAATTTCTTGGTTGGTATTTTGGGATTAGATCTAGAGTCCTTAAGACCTCAATTGATGCACTCCCACCCAGAAATAAAGTCCTGGACGGATGAGAAATTATTGGACCAAATTAACTCGGACAAAAAGTTAAGACTTGTCTTGTTGCAATTAATTAACCGATCTTGTGTTGGATTACAaggttttgaaaaacttcaTAATATCTACGTTGGATTAGAACCATTAAAGGTAGAAGACGATGTCGTAACACCAACAttaaagataaaaagacaaaaggcttccaaattttttaaGGATATTCTTGATGATCTCTACAAAGAAGGCTCTGTTATAAAAGCTCAAAAACTGTAA
- the TYS1 gene encoding tyrosine--tRNA ligase TYS1 (CAGL0H09372g~Ortholog(s) have mRNA binding, tyrosine-tRNA ligase activity, role in tyrosyl-tRNA aminoacylation and cytoplasmic stress granule, cytosol, nucleus localization) has protein sequence MDAEEQYEWITKNLQEVLNPQIIKDVLKEGRPLKLYWGTAPTGRPHCGYFVAMTKLAHFLKAGVEVTVLLADLHAFLDNMKAPLEVVNYRTKYYEYTVKAILKSINVPIEKLKFVVGSSYQLGGDYTLDLFKLSNMVSQNDAKRAGADVVKQVANPLLSGLIYPLMQALDEQFLDVDVQFGGVDQRKIFVLAEENLPRIGYKKRAHLMNPMVPGLTQGGKMSASDPNSKIDLLEEPKKVGKKINSAYCSPGDIENNGLLSFVEYVIEPIQELKKGTGKFEFFINRPEKFGGPVTYTSFKDLQTAFKEQQLMPVDLKIGVTDAINELLAPIREEFANSKEYQEAEAKGYPQVVPEKTKKVKKPKNKGTRYPGATKTEEPKVEAVTEELKEASI, from the coding sequence ATGGACGCTGAGGAACAATACGAGTGGATTACCAAGAACTTGCAAGAGGTGTTGAACCCACAGATCATCAAGGATGTGCTGAAGGAAGGCAGACCATTGAAGTTGTACTGGGGTACAGCTCCAACTGGTAGACCACACTGTGGTTACTTTGTTGCCATGACCAAGTTAGCACATTTCTTGAAAGCTGGTGTCGAGGTTACAGTTCTTTTGGCAGACTTGCACGCCTTCTTGGACAATATGAAGGCTCCATTGGAAGTTGTCAACTACAGAACCAAGTACTACGAGTACACTGTCAAGGCTATTTTGAAGAGTATTAATGTTCCAattgagaaattgaagtttGTTGTCGGGTCATCGTACCAATTGGGTGGTGACTATACTTTGGATCTTTTCAAGTTGTCCAACATGGTTTCTCAAAATGATGCCAAGAGGGCCGGTGCCGATGTGGTTAAGCAAGTTGCCAACCCATTGCTAAGTGGTTTGATTTATCCATTGATGCAGGCTTTGGATGAGCAATTCCTGGATGTCGATGTGCAATTCGGTGGTGTTGACCAACGTAAGATTTTCGTTCTAGCAGAAGAGAACTTGCCAAGAATAGGTTACAAGAAGAGAGCACACTTGATGAACCCAATGGTTCCAGGTCTAACACAAGGTGGTAAGATGTCTGCATCTGATCCAAACTCCAAGATTGACTTGCTGGAAGAACCAAAGAAGGTCGGTAAGAAGATCAACAGTGCTTACTGTAGTCCAGGTGATATAGAAAACAACGGTTTGCTGTCATTTGTTGAATATGTTATCGAACCTATTCAAGAACTAAAGAAAGGTACCGGCAAGTTCgagttcttcatcaacagACCTGAGAAGTTCGGTGGTCCAGTGACCTACACTTCCTTCAAAGACCTACAAACTGCATTTAAGGAACAACAACTAATGCCAGTTGACTTGAAGATTGGTGTCACCGATGCCATCAACGAGCTTCTAGCACCAATTAGAGAGGAATTCGCCAACAGCAAGGAATACCAAGAGGCTGAAGCTAAGGGTTACCCACAAGTTGTACCTGAAAAGACCAAGAAGGTAAAGAAGCCAAAGAACAAAGGTACTAGATACCCTGGTGCCACCAAGACGGAAGAACCAAAAGTAGAGGCCGTCACTGAAGAATTAAAAGAAGCTTCCATATAA
- a CDS encoding uncharacterized protein (CAGL0H09482g~Protein of unknown function) — translation MKLTNLLSLVVPISVAMCIDSNNKEELHGYVQGYINELVEKHQGAVLASIQAATDPENEQTIEFHNLQQGIDLDKNKEWTIGESHLKQVDDNILGVMIQKLYSMAKTNLWKRFNLKETGLYYYSFTSTNIFEDL, via the coding sequence ATGAAACTTACTAACTTACTATCACTAGTTGTTCCGATTAGTGTTGCCATGTGTATTGATTCAAATAACAAAGAAGAGTTACATGGTTATGTCCAGGGCTACATCAATGAATTAGTCGAAAAGCACCAAGGCGCAGTCCTTGCCAGTATCCAGGCGGCAACTGACCCAGAAAATGAGCAAACCATTGAATTTCATAACCTACAACAAGGTATTGATTTGGACAAAAACAAGGAGTGGACCATAGGCGAATCCCATTTGAAACAGGTGGATGATAATATCTTGGGTGTCATGATTCAAAAACTGTACTCAATGGCCAAGACCAACTTGTGGAAACGATTCAACTTAAAAGAAACTGGATTATACTATTACAGTTTTACTTCCACAAATATCTTTGAAGATCTTTAA
- the AFG3 gene encoding AAA family ATPase AFG3 (CAGL0H09416g~Ortholog(s) have ATPase activity, metallopeptidase activity and role in cellular protein complex assembly, cytoplasmic translation, protein import into mitochondrial matrix, replicative cell aging, signal peptide processing): protein MLRLLTRLNVPVRAMRPMPLAPLARALPVTRPLALPLRFYSDMNSRKQETGSGGSSDGGPAGDEGSGGKGQGQGKGPGKDPREEMMKAFWQYVKSKEFQNTMYLTIGLSFIYTLMSANEDTSGRDPLTFQDFKAKYLEKGLVKKIYVINKYLVEAELVPLANDSNGQYGANGMVPRVISFTIGSADVFEEQLDELQDRLQIPPSERIPVQYVERASAFQYLYPFIPTVLLIGGLYFIAKKLNPNANMNGGGGSSGMFGVGKSKAKLFNKETDIKISFKDVAGCDEAKQEIMEFVHFLKNPAKYTQLGAKIPRGAILSGPPGTGKTLLAKATAGEAGVPFLSVSGSEFVEMFVGVGASRVRDLFEQARQMAPSIIFVDEIDAIGKERGKGGALGGANDEREATLNQLLVEMDGFSTSDQVVVIAGTNRMDVLDPALMRPGRFDRHIEIDAPDMSGRKAIYNVHLQRLNLDPKLTETAEKRDNLSGKLATLTPGFTGADIANACNEAALIAARHQDKYVELLHFEQAIERVIAGLEKKSKVLSPEEKKTVAYHEAGHAICGWFLQYADPLLKVSIIPRGHGALGYAQYLPSDQYLITEEQFRHRMIMALGGRVSEELHFPSVTSGAHDDFKKVTNMAHAMVTSLGMSKEIGYLSYDQKGSGFQINKPFSEKTGRKIDLEVKRIVDEAHEACRKLLTENLEDVDKVAKLLLQKEAISREDMIKLVGPRPFPEKNEAFEKYLDNGLNGPAPATD, encoded by the coding sequence ATGCTCAGGTTACTTACGAGACTTAATGTACCTGTGCGGGCTATGAGGCCCATGCCGCTGGCGCCATTAGCGAGGGCGCTGCCTGTGACGAGACCCCTAGCGTTGCCACTCAGGTTCTACTCAGATATGAATAGCCGGAAGCAGGAAACTGGCAGTGGGGGTTCTAGTGATGGTGGACCCGCTGGCGATGAGGGTTCTGGTGGTAAGGGTCAGGGCCAGGGCAAAGGACCCGGTAAGGACCCGCGCGAAGAGATGATGAAGGCCTTCTGGCAGTATGTGAAGTCTAAGGAATTCCAGAATACCATGTACTTGACCATCGGTTTGTCGTTTATATACACGTTGATGAGTGCCAACGAGGACACCAGTGGTCGTGATCCGCTGACTTTCCAGGATTTCAAGGCCAAGTACTTGGAGAAAGGGCTTGTGAAGAAGATCTACGTCATTAATAAGTACCTAGTTGAGGCTGAGCTGGTGCCTCTGGCAAACGATAGTAATGGGCAATATGGTGCCAATGGTATGGTGCCCAGAGTAATTTCATTTACCATCGGGTCCGCAGATGTCTTTGAAGAGCAACTGGATGAGTTGCAAGACAGGCTACAAATACCTCCAAGTGAACGTATCCCAGTGCAGTATGTTGAAAGGGCATCGGCATTCCAGTATCTATATCCATTTATCCCCACTGTATTGCTGATTGGTGGTCTCTACTTTATTGCTAAGAAGTTGAACCCTAATGCTAACATGAACGGAGGGGGAGGTTCATCGGGTATGTTTGGTGTCGGCAAATCAAAGGCTAAACTATTCAATAAAGAAACAGACATTAAAATATCTTTCAAGGATGTTGCCGGTTGTGATGAGGCTAAACAGGAAATTATGGAATTCGTtcatttcttgaagaatcCGGCAAAGTATACACAATTGGGCGCTAAGATCCCTAGAGGTGCTATATTGTCTGGTCCTCCAGGTACAGGTAAGACATTATTGGCAAAGGCTACTGCTGGTGAAGCAGGTGTACCTTTCCTTTCTGTGTCAGGTTCAGAGTTTGTGGAAATGTTTGTCGGTGTAGGTGCATCTCGTGTCAGGGACTTATTTGAACAGGCTAGGCAGATGGCTCCTTCTATCatatttgttgatgaaataGATGCTATCggaaaagaaagaggtAAAGGGGGTGCTCTTGGTGGTGCCAATGACGAAAGAGAAGCAACCCTAAATCAACTGCTTGTGGAGATGGACGGTTTTAGCACTAGCGATCAAGTCGTGGTCATTGCAGGTACCAACAGAATGGATGTTTTAGACCCAGCACTTATGAGACCAGGTAGATTTGATAGACACATCGAAATTGATGCACCTGATATGAGCGGAAGGAAGGCCATATATAATGTTCATTTACAACGACTAAACCTTGACCCCAAACTAACAGAGACTGCTGAGAAGCGTGACAACCTATCGGGTAAACTTGCCACGTTGACACCTGGTTTTACTGGTGCAGATATCGCTAACGCCTGTAATGAAGCTGCGTTGATCGCTGCAAGACATCAGGATAAGTATGTTGAACTATTACACTTTGAACAGGCCATTGAAAGAGTCATTGCTGGCttagaaaagaaatcgAAGGTTTTGTCGccagaagagaagaaaacaGTTGCATATCATGAAGCTGGCCATGCTATTTGTGGATGGTTTTTGCAATATGCAGACCCGCTATTGAAGGTAAGCATCATTCCTCGTGGTCATGGTGCGCTTGGATATGCCCAATATCTTCCTTCAGATCAGTATTTAATTACAGAGGAACAGTTTAGACATAGAATGATTATGGCTTTAGGAGGTAGAGTGAGCGAAGAGCTGCACTTTCCTTCAGTAACAAGTGGTGCTCATGATGATTTCAAGAAGGTTACAAATATGGCGCATGCTATGGTCACATCTCTGGGAATGTCGAAGGAGATTGGATATCTGTCTTATGACCAAAAAGGATCCGGATTTCAAATAAACAAGCCTTTTAGTGAGAAAACAGGGAGAAAAATTGATTTAGAAGTAAAGCGTATTGTTGATGAAGCCCACGAGGCATGCCGCAAGCTGTTAACGGAGAATCTGGAAGATGTAGATAAAGTCGCAAAGTTACTACTTCAAAAAGAAGCTATTAGCAGAGAAGATATGATCAAGCTTGTTGGACCAAGACCATTCCCAGAGAAAAACGAAGCTTTTGAAAAGTATCTGGATAATGGTCTAAATGGACCAGCACCTGCAACTGACTAG
- the HEM14 gene encoding oxygen-dependent protoporphyrinogen oxidase (CAGL0H09504g~Ortholog(s) have oxygen-dependent protoporphyrinogen oxidase activity, role in heme biosynthetic process and cytosol, mitochondrial inner membrane, nucleus localization), whose translation MLSPLTALPKNAKVAVGGSGIAGLSFAYFLAKMRPDVSVTLYEKAARNSGWINSWQTKDKNGQPVMIERGPRTLRGVSDGTVMMIDAMKDLKSLDIVHFIEHNSDADKKFLLDPNDKLVKVPDSFLSGIKFIMSDLGKGIIPAMLGEFWRKASANPGKDETVASMLDKRMGNEHLGKNVFSAIYRGIYADDINTLSAKKVMHKMVANELKFGSNTKALIHSMKTKKDRKKNADSLTLILDKYTKVMGKEESKILELSKKLKHYPMLGFKGGLESFCQTLLKGLESMPNVSVLNNSAITKLISDAKSDNNNITVEINHGKSTEKFDHVRLTGIPHRLGPLLREIDGHIADSLETIKANTVVLVNFYLPDKDVIPKKNRGFGYLVPESNPNKEKLLGVIFDSVIEQNLKNIENAQEMVSSDKKSYTKLTAMVGGYMYNDPATGEPVVPKDEQIIDAVRNTLERHLGVSPNDLDRGLWQVTPANKCLPKYNVGYMDWQTDMEKKILKLFNNKVSIGGMGFAIGPGIPDVFADGFQDALKLR comes from the coding sequence ATGCTTTCTCCCTTGACAGCTCTTCCTAAGAATGCCAAAGTGGCTGTAGGTGGTAGCGGTATAGCTGGTCTATCATTTGCATACTTCTTAGCCAAAATGAGGCCAGATGTATCTGTTACATTGTATGAAAAGGCAGCAAGAAATAGTGGATGGATCAATTCATGGCAGACAAAGGACAAGAATGGTCAACCAGTAATGATAGAACGTGGACCAAGAACCTTAAGAGGTGTATCAGATGGGACAGTAATGATGATCGATGCCATGAAAGACCTGAAAAGCTTGGACATAGTACATTTTATAGAACACAACTCTGATGCTGATAAGAAGTTTTTACTTGATCCAAATGACAAACTAGTTAAGGTACCTGACTCCTTTTTGAGTGGTATTAAATTCATAATGAGTGATTTAGGGAAAGGTATTATACCTGCAATGCTAGGTGAATTCTGGAGAAAAGCCAGTGCAAACCCCGGTAAGGATGAAACTGTGGCTTCCATGTTAGATAAAAGAATGGGTAATGAGCATTTAGGTAAAAATGTCTTCAGTGCCATATATAGAGGTATCTATGCTGACGATATTAATACTCTCAGTGCCAAAAAAGTTATGCACAAGATGGTAGCAAATGAACTGAAGTTTGGCTCTAACACAAAAGCATTAATTCATTCGATGAAGACTAAAAAAGACAGGAAAAAGAATGCTGACTCTTTAACCTTGATTCTCGATAAATATACTAAAGTAATGGGAAAGGAAGAGTCTAAGATATTAGAGCTGTCTAAGAAGTTAAAGCATTACCCCATGTTAGGTTTTAAGGGAGGCCTAGAAAGCTTCTGCCAAACATTACTCAAAGGTCTTGAATCCATGCCTAATGTCTCCGTTTTGAATAACTCAGCTATCACTAAATTAATCTCAGACGCAAAGTCTGACAATAATAACATAACTGTTGAAATTAATCACGGAAAGTCCACAGAGAAATTTGACCACGTTCGCCTAACCGGTATTCCCCATAGATTGGGACCATTACTACGTGAGATTGATGGCCATATAGCCGACAGTCTGGAGACCATCAAAGCCAATACCGTGGTTTTGGTAAATTTCTACCTGCCTGATAAGGATGTCATCCCAAAGAAAAACCGTGGTTTTGGCTATCTGGTACCTGAGTCAAACccaaataaagaaaaactaTTGGGTGTGATCTTTGACTCAGTTATTGAgcaaaacttgaaaaacATTGAGAATGCACAAGAAATGGTATCATCAGACAAAAAATCTTATACTAAGTTAACAGCTATGGTTGGTGGATATATGTATAACGATCCTGCTACCGGTGAACCTGTAGTACCAAAAGATGAGCAGATTATCGATGCTGTTAGAAACACTTTAGAGAGACATTTGGGAGTATCACCTAATGATCTTGACAGAGGTTTGTGGCAGGTAACTCCTGCAAACAAGTGTTTGccaaaatataatgttGGCTACATGGATTGGCAAACCGAtatggaaaagaaaatactaAAACTCTTCAACAACAAGGTTTCTATAGGTGGTATGGGCTTTGCCATTGGTCCTGGTATCCCTGATGTTTTTGCAGATGGATTCCAAGATGCGTTAAAACTACGTTAA
- a CDS encoding uncharacterized protein (CAGL0H09394g~Protein of unknown function), producing MSSESRIVGEFSEYLKEVEQRVRREIEAELAEKYERRLKELEAAAEGHTRADSHVRADGNGVEVTEVQERGIEGGFSDKRRPSDEKDRHLKRIRGIKEWPEVVMRLHKRPPSNATMLMWEELECLLIYLHTGVNITEQIKDNVCRVEAVRMAQLVCFTEITSLEAKIQLVQEGYGKIRSKHVDSMLFSLVARFCPHIVLDANEELVGTYTKAITETDLLTQDRDLFKDDYLANYTADLLSVQELLKQEQVQYNDWTVFLDACIPEKISDGVLRNSNNNLLPWDCAVLEIFKRWGSSRMEAE from the coding sequence ATGAGCAGCGAGAGCAGGATAGTCGGTGAGTTTAGCGAGTACTTGAAGGAGGTTGAGCAGCGGGTGCGACGGGAGATAGAAGCAGAGCTTGCAGAGAAGTATGAGCGACGGTTGAAAGAGCTTGAAGCTGCAGCTGAGGGCCATACCAGGGCTGATAGCCATGTCAGGGCTGATGGTAACGGTGTGGAAGTTACTGAGGTACAGGAACGAGGCATTGAAGGTGGTTTTTCGGATAAGCGTCGACCCTCAGATGAGAAGGACAGACACCTCAAGCGGATACGAGGGATCAAAGAGTGGCCTGAGGTGGTTATGCGATTACACAAGAGGCCGCCCTCAAATGCTACAATGCTTATGTGGGAGGAGCTGGAGTGTCTGCTGATATACTTACACACCGGGGTGAACATTACCGAACAGATCAAGGACAATGTCTGCCGTGTGGAGGCGGTACGGATGGCGCAATTGGTGTGTTTCACCGAGATTACGTCGCTGGAGGCCAAGATCCAATTGGTTCAGGAAGGGTACGGGAAGATCAGGAGCAAGCATGTGGACAGCATGCTGTTCTCGCTTGTAGCACGCTTCTGTCCCCACATAGTCCTCGATGCCAACGAGGAGCTAGTGGGTACCTACACCAAGGCGATTACCGAAACAGACTTGCTTACACAAGACAGAGACTTATTTAAGGACGACTACTTGGCCAATTATACAGCTGATCTATTATCAGTGCAAGAGTTACTGAAGCAAGAACAGGTGCAGTATAACGACTGGACTGTTTTCCTTGACGCATGCATCCCAGAAAAGATATCAGATGGTGTACTAAGAAACAGCAATAACAATCTGTTACCTTGGGATTGTGCCGTTCTGGAGATATTCAAGAGATGGGGGTCCAGTAGAATGGAAGCAGAATGA